The region CTTTGAGCAGGAACTCGCCGCGCGCGGCGCAAAATACCCCCGGCGATTCAAAATCATACCTCAAATTTTTGTGAGGAACGTGGTCGAGCGCGTTCCTCCGCAAAATTTCAAGCAAAAATCAGTGACAACGAAATTGTTGACAAAATAATGAAAAATTTGTAGATTGCCACGCTTTTCGAAAATAACCATGTTTTGATCACGAGACTCTTCACCCAACTTGAAGGAGGGAGTGTGGCGAGACTCACTGGTGGGAACCGTTCTAGAACGGATCAATCCCTAGAGAAGTATCTCCAGGAAATCAGTGAAGTTCCTCTTTTATCCCCCGAAGCCGAAATCGAGCTCGCCAAGCTCATTAAAAAGGGTGATGAGGAAGCATTAGAAAGACTTACCAAAGCGAATCTACGATTCGTTGTTAGTGTCGCTAAACAGTATCAAAATCAAGGACTTTCACTAGGAGATCTCATCAATGAAGGCAATCTCGGCTTGATTAAAGCCGCAAGCCGGTTTGATGAGACACGCGGTTTCAAGTTTATCTCCTATGCAGTATGGTGGATTCGCCAGTCGATTTTGCAGGCACTGGCCGAACAATCTCGCGTGGTTCGCCTGCCGCTCAACCGTGTCGGCGCGCTCAATAAAATTGGGAAAGCGCTGAGTTCGCTTGAGCAGGAGTTCGAGCGCGAGCCTTCGGCGCATGAAATTGCCGACAAAGTCGAGATGACGCCCTACGAAGTCTCCGACACATTGAAAATTTCCGGCAAGCATGTTTCGCTGGATGCACCGTTCAACCAGGATGAAGAAAGCCGGTTGCTCGATGTGCTCGAAAATGAAGAAATGCCCTCGCCGGATAATAATTTGATGAGCGAATCCCTACGCGTTGAAGTTGAACGCGCGCTTGAGACACTGACCGGACGTGAGGCCGAAGTGGTCAAGCTCTATTTCGGTTTGGGACGGGAACACCCTCTAACGCTCGAAGAAATCGGCGAGCTGTTCAAACTGACCCGTGAGCGGGTGAGACAAATCAAGGAGAAGGCGATCAAACGCCTCCGGCATGCTTCCCGAAGCAAGCCGCTCCGCAGCTACCTCGGTTAAGCGCAATCTCAGGAAGAGAAGGCGCGCAGCCCTGTACAACCCTGGCGAGGTCAAATTCCGAATTTTCACTTGACAAAGGTGAACGTTAGGGCTATTTTTACTCGCCGTATCAATCAAACAGACTTCATGAAAGCTTAACTAGGATGGTTTCACAAATAAGTTCAGACTCAACACATGCGGGGAAGCGTCACAAATGTCTTCAGGAGATATTAACCCAAACGCTGCCAGCACCCCCAAGCTTCAGACAATTTAAATCAACTTCAACGTCCCCAATCACGGAGGAAGGGAATCATGGGCGATAAAAAGATTAAGCTGATCTTGTTTTCGCTACAGGGGTCGGAAGTCAAAACGGTTAATTTGTCGTGGAAGAGGATCATTTCTATCATGTTCTCATCATTTGTGGTGATGCTGCTGATGGTCGGTTCTTCGATTGCCTTATTTACCGACTATTATAAGGATGAACGCATCACCAGTCTCAATCGCTCGAATCAAGCCTTGACCAAGCAACTCCAGCATATGAGTACGAAGGTCAACGAGCTTGACGGACGCATGCAAACCGTTGAGCAAAACGACGACGATTTGCGCGTGTTCACCGAACTCCCGCGCATCGATCCGGACGTGCGCAAGGCCGGCACGGGCGGCGCGCTGGGAGATTATGTCGATGTCGATTTGAATTCGCTGCCGGAAGGCGTCAAGAGTGAGACCAAGCGCGTCAATCACATGCTTTCCGTTCTGGAAAAGCGCATCGAGCTGCATTTCGACAACATTAAAGATGTGAAAGACAAAATCGCCAGTGACAACGCGCAGCTCAAGCATACGCCTTCGATTCGCCCGGTGGAAGCCGGCCGCATCACCGACAAATACGGCAAGCGTCTCGATCCGTTCATTGAACGCGTCAAGCATCACAACGGCGTCGATATTTCCGCTGAAATCGGCACCGAGGTCTATTCCGCCGCTGCCGGCGTCGTGATTGCCGCCAAATCGACGTATAGCCTGGGTCAGGGTTATGGCCGTCATGTGATCATCGATCACGGCTATGGCTACCGCACGCTCTACGGCCACCTTTCCGAAGTCTGGGTAAAAGAAGGCCAGAAGATCGAGCGCTGGGATGTGATCGGCCTCGTCGGAAACACCGGACGCACCACCGGACCGCATCTGCACTTCGAAGTGCATAAAGACGATGCGCCGGTCGATCCGTTGAACTTCTTTTTGAACTGACCAGAACTTTCAGACGCAAAAGCGCCCTTCCGCGACCGGAAGCGCGCTTTTTTTATTCCTATGCCGCACGACTTCTCGGTTGAAAAAATTCTCTACGACTTAAATGAGCAACAGCGCGCCGCGGTTGAATATCTTAATGGCCCGCTGGCCATCATTGCCGGCGCCGGCACGGGCAAAACGCGTGTCATCACCTACCGCATCGCCTATCTCGTCGCCGCGCAAATCGCCCGCCCGAATCAAATTCTGGCACTCACATTTACTGACAAAGCTGCGGCTGAAATGGAAGAGCGTGTCGACCGGCTCGTGCCTTATGGCGATGTCGGCTTCACCATTTCAACCTTCCACTCGTTCGGCGATAAAATCGTGCGCGAGTTCGCCGTTGATTTGGGGCTGGATCCCAATTTTCGCCTGTTGAGTCAGGCCGAACAAGCGCTGTTTCTGCGCGAGCATTTGTTCGATCTGCCGCTCAAACATTACCGGCCTTTGGGGAATCCCACACGATTTTTGCAGGATTTGCTGCGGCACTTCAGCCGCTTGAAGGACGAAGACGTCTCGCCGGAAGAATATCTTGCCCATTGCGAACAGCTTGCCGCACATGCCCAATCCAGCAGCGAACCGGCAGAACGGCTTTCCGCTGAAAAACAAATGGAACTGTCGCAATGCTATCAAGCTTATCAAAAGCTCATGGCCGAGTCCGGCTATTTTGATTTTGGCGATCAGATTTCTTATTGCTTGAAATTACTGCGCGAGCATCCCGATATTCGCCGCCGCTTGCAGGAACGCTATCGCTACATTCTCGTGGACGAATTTCAAGACACGAATTATGCGCAATTTCAACTGGTGAAAGAGCTGGCTGCGGGTCATGAGAACCTCGCCGTTGTGGCCGACGACGATCAATCCATCTACAAATTTCGCGGCGCCGCCATCAGTAACATTCTCAACTTCAGCAAAACATATGCAAACGCACGCTATATTGTGCTTACCCACAATTATCGTTCGACCCAACCGATTCTCGACACCGCCTATCGCCTGATCCGCCACAACGATCCCAACCGCCTGGAAGTCAAACAACAAATCAACAAAAAACTCACCAGCGACAAGCCCGAGGGCCAGCGGGTCGAGCATTGGCATTTCGAAACCTTGAGCGCTGAGGCCGAGGCCGTCACCCAACATATTCAAGAACGCGTGGCAGCCGGCACGTCCAGCTATCGCGATTTCTGCATCTTGGTGCGCTCCAACAACGCCGCCGACCCGTTTCTGCGCAGCCTCGCCGCAGCCGGTATTCCCCACCGCTTTTCCGGCAACTACGGCCTTTATCAGCGCGAGGAAATTCGCATGCTGTTCTGCTTTCTCAAAAGCATTGCCAATCCTTACGACTCGCAAAATCTCTATCACCTCGCGCAGAATGAGATCTACGCCATGCCCATGCGCGATGTGCAGGCCGCGCTGCTGATCCAGCATGATACGCATCGCCCGCTGTTTCATATCTTCAAAAATCCCGAGCAATTTGAATGGCCCGAGCCGCTTTCTGCCGAAGGCCGCGCCACTGCCATAAAGATCATTGCCGACAATGAAAAATATCTCGAGCAATCGCGCACCACGCCGGTCTATTCCCTGCTCTATGATTTTCTAAAAGAGTCGGGCTATCTCAAGCGTCTGGCCGAAGGCGAGTCGGTTGCCTCGGATGAAAAAATCAGCAACATTACTAAATTCTTCAACACC is a window of Cytophagia bacterium CHB2 DNA encoding:
- a CDS encoding sigma-70 family RNA polymerase sigma factor, whose amino-acid sequence is MARLTGGNRSRTDQSLEKYLQEISEVPLLSPEAEIELAKLIKKGDEEALERLTKANLRFVVSVAKQYQNQGLSLGDLINEGNLGLIKAASRFDETRGFKFISYAVWWIRQSILQALAEQSRVVRLPLNRVGALNKIGKALSSLEQEFEREPSAHEIADKVEMTPYEVSDTLKISGKHVSLDAPFNQDEESRLLDVLENEEMPSPDNNLMSESLRVEVERALETLTGREAEVVKLYFGLGREHPLTLEEIGELFKLTRERVRQIKEKAIKRLRHASRSKPLRSYLG
- a CDS encoding M23 family metallopeptidase, which translates into the protein MGDKKIKLILFSLQGSEVKTVNLSWKRIISIMFSSFVVMLLMVGSSIALFTDYYKDERITSLNRSNQALTKQLQHMSTKVNELDGRMQTVEQNDDDLRVFTELPRIDPDVRKAGTGGALGDYVDVDLNSLPEGVKSETKRVNHMLSVLEKRIELHFDNIKDVKDKIASDNAQLKHTPSIRPVEAGRITDKYGKRLDPFIERVKHHNGVDISAEIGTEVYSAAAGVVIAAKSTYSLGQGYGRHVIIDHGYGYRTLYGHLSEVWVKEGQKIERWDVIGLVGNTGRTTGPHLHFEVHKDDAPVDPLNFFLN
- a CDS encoding ATP-dependent helicase, yielding MPHDFSVEKILYDLNEQQRAAVEYLNGPLAIIAGAGTGKTRVITYRIAYLVAAQIARPNQILALTFTDKAAAEMEERVDRLVPYGDVGFTISTFHSFGDKIVREFAVDLGLDPNFRLLSQAEQALFLREHLFDLPLKHYRPLGNPTRFLQDLLRHFSRLKDEDVSPEEYLAHCEQLAAHAQSSSEPAERLSAEKQMELSQCYQAYQKLMAESGYFDFGDQISYCLKLLREHPDIRRRLQERYRYILVDEFQDTNYAQFQLVKELAAGHENLAVVADDDQSIYKFRGAAISNILNFSKTYANARYIVLTHNYRSTQPILDTAYRLIRHNDPNRLEVKQQINKKLTSDKPEGQRVEHWHFETLSAEAEAVTQHIQERVAAGTSSYRDFCILVRSNNAADPFLRSLAAAGIPHRFSGNYGLYQREEIRMLFCFLKSIANPYDSQNLYHLAQNEIYAMPMRDVQAALLIQHDTHRPLFHIFKNPEQFEWPEPLSAEGRATAIKIIADNEKYLEQSRTTPVYSLLYDFLKESGYLKRLAEGESVASDEKISNITKFFNTVQGYAHFTTPGELSFFINHLELLKEFGDDPGTAMADLDVEAVQVMTLHKAKGLEFPVVFMVGLVEGRFPTKPRASTIELPEGVIKDILPEGDFHVQEERRLFYVGMTRAERELYLTSGRDYGGARPRKVSVFVREALDDAHADEDFAKASPFEALARFDRSGEPIRHAHGESQAPETSPIPADQLLHLDQKKIDDYLTCPLKYKYVHILRVPLAEYHAIIYGFALHEAVREYNKRKRKQEVVALDDLLTVFKTNWRSRGFLNRAHEQQRFATGQEVLRRFFEQQESEDFKPLYVEEPFKFLFENNVITGRWDRVDELPDGRVLIVDFKSSAVDDPEKARKRAMSSRQLRLYAWSYQERFGQPVAGWRMHFLESGVVAEIPLKELYLRKIREDVQTAAQGIRQRDFRPTPGPSACPFCALNDICPAAETN